A section of the Sebastes fasciatus isolate fSebFas1 chromosome 21, fSebFas1.pri, whole genome shotgun sequence genome encodes:
- the LOC141759973 gene encoding uncharacterized protein LOC141759973 has product MELYWYIVVIIFIIIKIFFYVCWYRSRQRQLAAYLSNPRNAQIVIVGGRAYLHQMCERQSQTSVWPSWYGVQDDLSIEEPSTALPPAASFSHLDMPPPYEAVSGEDDLKPPPYSECARGDEADAPRPSHHAPFIPEGDTISVNEAPPPYTLSPPAQVSQQDVPVSHRSSDEFGNNG; this is encoded by the exons ATGGAGCTGTACTGGTACAT AGTTGTTATTATATTCATCATTATCAAGATATTCTTCTATGTGTGCTGGTACCGATCAAGACAGAGGCAACTGGCAGCATACTTGAGCAACCCACGCAATGCTCAGATAGTCATTGTTGGAGGAAGGGCCTACCTTCATCAgatgtgtgagagacagagt CAAACCTCTGTCTGGCCCAGTTGGTATGGTGTTCAGGACGACCTGTCGATAGAAGAGCCCTCCACAGCCCTGCCACCAGCTGCGTCCTTCTCCCACTTGGACATGCCACCACCATATGAGGCCGTCTCTGGAg AGGACGATCTGAAGCCCCCTCCCTACAGCGAGTGTGCTCGCGGCGACGAGGCCGACGCTCCTCGTCCCTCCCATCACGCCCCGTTCATTCCCGAGGGAGACACTATTAGCGTAAACGAAGCCCCGCCCCCCTACACACTGTCTCCCCCTGCACAAGTCAGTCAACAAGACGTCCCCGTGAGCCACA ggtCATCTGATGAGTTTGGCAATAACGGATGA